In the Pseudoalteromonas ulvae UL12 genome, one interval contains:
- a CDS encoding LysR family transcriptional regulator, whose amino-acid sequence MQVHDVDLRLLRIFVAIVECGGLSAAESRLNIGRSTISSHLSDLEVRLGIKLCKRGRSGFELTESGRITYQASLELLQQCDAFASTVASSKNELSGRVTIAIIDTLVSDPRSGVAHAIAALKSKSKNIQFDINVCEAREVETSVVNGRSLVGIGVSRHHLRGLTYTPLHNETNYLYCGVGHPLFNCPPQSVDAHLADAEVITSNYMRDKELRNDGLNYQNSAIAYHDEGIAHLILSGKFIGYLPEHYAAHWVEKGLFKAINPAQYSYQIPLMLITTKTATPSPLTQAIIKEIKRSHQ is encoded by the coding sequence ATGCAAGTGCATGATGTTGACCTACGCTTATTGCGTATTTTTGTTGCTATTGTTGAATGCGGAGGGCTCTCTGCGGCTGAATCACGCTTAAATATCGGTCGTTCGACCATTAGTTCGCATTTATCGGACTTAGAAGTGCGTTTAGGAATAAAACTGTGCAAACGCGGGCGCAGCGGCTTTGAATTAACCGAATCAGGCCGCATTACTTACCAAGCCTCACTGGAGCTATTACAGCAATGCGACGCCTTTGCCAGCACAGTGGCTAGCTCTAAAAACGAGCTTTCGGGTCGCGTAACCATTGCGATTATCGACACCCTGGTTAGCGATCCCCGCTCGGGCGTTGCACACGCCATTGCCGCGCTGAAAAGTAAAAGCAAAAACATTCAGTTTGATATCAATGTCTGCGAAGCCCGCGAAGTCGAAACCTCTGTGGTCAATGGTCGTTCGTTAGTGGGAATTGGTGTCAGCCGTCATCATTTACGCGGCCTGACTTATACTCCGCTTCATAACGAAACCAACTATTTGTACTGTGGTGTGGGTCATCCGTTATTTAATTGCCCACCTCAATCGGTCGACGCACATTTGGCTGATGCCGAGGTGATCACCAGTAATTATATGCGTGATAAAGAGCTGCGAAACGATGGTTTAAACTACCAAAATAGCGCCATAGCCTACCATGATGAAGGCATTGCTCACTTGATTTTGTCGGGCAAATTTATTGGTTACTTGCCCGAACACTACGCGGCGCATTGGGTTGAAAAAGGGCTGTTTAAAGCCATAAACCCAGCCCAATACTCTTACCAAATTCCACTGATGCTGATCACCACAAAAACGGCGACACCCTCACCTTTAACACAAGCCATTATTAAAGAAATTAAGCGCAGCCATCAGTAA
- a CDS encoding alpha/beta hydrolase yields the protein MVLRLTFLLFFLVANPIVAQAQEPKVIAIDGIQIEYIDIGAGNKTLVIESGIGMGLAYWQPLLADLSKLNVRAVIYSRAGNGKSQVAKDVSLAASNQRLEKLLTAINAKENLILIGHSFGGLHVRAFAATYPEQVRGLILLDPSHELFDSELNKIDAAWSKRDTTKLNCMNNNQPEWNLLQGIYLQKMIADDDIANRIPAVIVTSSKLNESDWWIGHSAEGKKIWRDLHQSLIRNNANSIHMVTNQTGHNVPHDNKLLLLSSISALLGLDNGV from the coding sequence TTGGTTCTTCGATTAACATTTTTGTTATTTTTCTTGGTTGCAAATCCAATCGTAGCGCAAGCTCAGGAACCAAAAGTCATAGCTATTGATGGCATTCAAATAGAATATATCGATATTGGCGCTGGAAACAAAACGTTGGTGATTGAGTCAGGTATCGGAATGGGTTTAGCTTACTGGCAACCGCTATTAGCTGACCTTTCTAAGTTAAATGTCAGAGCAGTGATATATTCTCGTGCTGGGAATGGTAAATCTCAAGTTGCAAAAGATGTTAGTTTAGCGGCTTCAAATCAACGACTTGAAAAACTGCTTACAGCGATTAACGCCAAAGAAAATTTGATTCTAATTGGTCACTCCTTTGGTGGCTTGCATGTAAGAGCTTTTGCAGCCACTTATCCCGAGCAGGTAAGAGGGTTAATCTTGCTCGATCCAAGCCACGAGCTATTTGATAGTGAATTAAATAAAATCGACGCAGCTTGGTCGAAACGCGATACAACTAAATTAAACTGCATGAATAATAACCAGCCTGAGTGGAACCTTCTGCAAGGGATTTATCTTCAGAAAATGATTGCTGACGACGATATTGCCAACAGAATTCCTGCGGTAATAGTTACCTCATCAAAATTAAATGAAAGTGATTGGTGGATAGGGCATAGTGCTGAAGGTAAAAAGATCTGGAGGGATTTGCACCAGTCACTGATCCGTAATAATGCAAATTCTATCCATATGGTTACTAATCAAACTGGTCATAACGTACCACATGACAACAAGCTTCTCCTTTTAAGCTCTATCAGTGCATTATTAGGTTTAGATAATGGCGTATAA
- a CDS encoding zinc ribbon domain-containing protein YjdM: MSLPPCPKCQSEFVYQDQSQLVCPMCAYEWDPSEAASDDDAVNVKDANGTQLAEGDKVTVIKDLKIKGSSQVIKIGTKAVIRWIKDSKDHQLDCKVDGVGEMMVTAAYVKKA, translated from the coding sequence ATGTCATTACCTCCTTGCCCTAAGTGTCAATCTGAGTTTGTGTACCAAGATCAAAGCCAGTTAGTGTGCCCAATGTGCGCATATGAATGGGATCCGTCAGAGGCGGCCTCTGACGATGATGCGGTGAATGTAAAAGATGCCAATGGCACGCAGCTTGCCGAGGGCGATAAAGTCACTGTAATAAAAGATCTAAAAATCAAAGGCAGCTCGCAAGTGATTAAAATAGGCACTAAAGCAGTCATTCGTTGGATTAAAGACAGTAAAGACCATCAACTAGATTGCAAGGTCGATGGTGTGGGTGAAATGATGGTCACTGCCGCGTATGTGAAAAAAGCCTAA
- a CDS encoding cytosolic protein has protein sequence MKLLYWLDEWLTLARDEQQARLPMVGGDLLGDVYVKYDFVDLNRPLLFLFSPAGTDVQEHDLHDDFAPWGYRLAKKQNVNVIAFQHLGKSNWFRNRNVIFFLEQIATMLDPFEQRLGYGLSRGGFAIGSFARLLKLDQVLLFHPVSTKNKQLAPWDDRSSTDIAQQFDWEGAYHDLDLGDAKGYIIYDPTNRIDRSHAKRYPQLKHLRVFGMGHGTHATYLNKFGFYKQVAVDFILNQDIDIAQFRQQTRTLRFKEDYYKQLNRANKNSAHRLGLLSTAHRILIDEKQAHIQEHQAQIDIQPLIDVALKHQETHPEDAIQLLEVAQQLAPDDPLVAHKLKQLE, from the coding sequence ATGAAATTACTGTATTGGTTAGATGAATGGTTAACACTGGCCCGCGACGAGCAGCAAGCGAGACTACCTATGGTGGGGGGCGATTTACTTGGCGATGTGTACGTGAAGTATGACTTTGTTGATCTGAACCGACCGTTACTGTTTTTGTTTTCACCTGCTGGTACCGATGTTCAAGAGCATGATCTGCATGATGACTTTGCGCCATGGGGTTATCGCCTCGCTAAAAAACAGAATGTGAATGTGATAGCTTTTCAGCATCTTGGTAAAAGCAATTGGTTTAGAAATCGCAATGTGATTTTTTTCCTAGAACAAATTGCCACTATGTTGGATCCGTTTGAACAACGACTCGGTTACGGACTAAGCCGAGGGGGATTTGCCATTGGTTCTTTTGCGCGATTACTCAAATTAGATCAAGTGTTATTGTTTCACCCCGTCAGTACCAAGAACAAGCAGTTAGCCCCGTGGGATGATCGCTCTAGTACAGATATTGCGCAGCAGTTTGATTGGGAAGGAGCGTATCACGACCTTGATTTAGGTGATGCCAAAGGATACATCATTTACGATCCAACTAATCGCATTGACCGCAGTCATGCCAAGCGCTACCCGCAACTGAAGCATTTACGAGTGTTTGGTATGGGCCATGGCACCCATGCAACGTATTTGAATAAATTTGGTTTTTATAAGCAAGTTGCTGTCGATTTTATTCTTAATCAAGATATTGATATTGCTCAATTTAGGCAGCAAACTCGTACGTTGCGCTTTAAAGAAGATTATTACAAGCAGTTAAACCGAGCCAATAAAAATTCAGCCCATCGATTGGGGTTACTTAGCACTGCACATCGAATTTTAATTGATGAGAAACAGGCTCATATTCAAGAGCATCAAGCTCAAATTGATATTCAACCATTAATTGACGTGGCGCTGAAGCATCAAGAAACCCACCCGGAAGATGCCATTCAATTACTGGAAGTGGCGCAACAACTCGCGCCCGATGATCCTTTGGTGGCCCACAAACTCAAGCAACTTGAGTAA
- the hutH gene encoding histidine ammonia-lyase, whose protein sequence is MTFRYGIDQLNLDIVNGIANGTITAELCQEAIDNINKSRQNVDIMASSDKAVYGINTGFGPLCDTQISPAETHLLQKNLLITHAVGVGESIDKSISKLMLITKVQALSQGFSGIRLVVVERMLKFIELDLIPTVPEQGSVGASGDLAPLSHLFLPLIGEGEFWQGDSTVPAAQALKEHNLEALELHAKEGLALINGTQFILSHAITALTKMRYLLDLADVAGAMSIEGMQGSQSPFRAELHQLRAFAGNIEVAGRMRRLFKDSQNMQAHSDCDRVQDPYSLRCIPQVHGASRNAYNHLKELAEIEMNSVTDNPIIISSEEAISGGSFHGQPLAMVLDYASIAAAELGNIADRRCYLLLEGLHGLPRLLTSSGGLNSGMMIPQYTTAALVTENKSLCFPPSADSVPTSMGQEDHVSMGSISGRKLNQILGNLEKIIAIELMYAAQAIDFRRPNTCSDIIEENFAIIREKVAKLEEDRLLKPDIDAMIALVKSQSLTVN, encoded by the coding sequence ATGACGTTTAGATATGGTATCGACCAACTAAACCTAGATATCGTCAATGGCATCGCTAATGGCACCATAACGGCTGAGCTTTGCCAAGAAGCCATCGATAATATTAATAAAAGCCGACAAAATGTCGACATTATGGCCAGTTCTGATAAAGCCGTATATGGCATCAATACTGGCTTTGGCCCATTGTGCGACACACAAATCTCACCTGCTGAAACTCACCTTTTACAAAAAAATCTCTTAATTACCCATGCAGTAGGTGTGGGCGAATCGATTGATAAATCGATTTCTAAATTGATGCTGATCACCAAAGTACAGGCGCTGAGCCAAGGGTTTTCAGGTATTCGCTTAGTGGTGGTTGAGCGCATGCTTAAGTTTATTGAGCTTGATCTTATTCCAACTGTGCCAGAGCAAGGCTCAGTCGGTGCATCGGGTGACTTAGCGCCGTTATCGCACTTATTTTTACCTTTAATTGGTGAAGGGGAGTTTTGGCAAGGTGACAGCACAGTCCCTGCCGCACAAGCGCTCAAAGAGCACAACCTCGAAGCACTAGAGTTGCATGCAAAAGAAGGACTGGCATTAATCAACGGGACGCAATTTATTTTATCGCATGCGATTACTGCACTGACAAAAATGCGCTACTTACTTGATTTAGCCGATGTGGCCGGTGCGATGAGCATCGAAGGCATGCAAGGCAGCCAATCACCTTTTAGAGCTGAGTTGCACCAATTGCGCGCTTTTGCGGGTAATATTGAAGTCGCAGGGCGTATGAGACGATTATTTAAAGATTCACAAAATATGCAAGCGCATTCAGATTGTGATCGCGTGCAAGATCCGTATTCACTACGCTGTATTCCACAAGTGCATGGTGCTTCACGTAATGCGTACAATCACTTAAAAGAACTGGCTGAAATCGAGATGAACTCGGTGACTGATAACCCCATTATCATCAGCAGCGAAGAAGCGATTTCTGGCGGTAGTTTCCATGGCCAACCACTAGCGATGGTGCTTGATTATGCCTCGATTGCGGCAGCGGAGCTTGGCAACATTGCTGATCGTCGTTGTTATTTATTGCTTGAGGGCTTGCACGGTTTGCCACGTTTATTGACATCATCAGGTGGCTTAAACTCGGGCATGATGATCCCGCAGTACACCACTGCGGCATTGGTGACTGAAAATAAATCACTGTGCTTCCCACCTTCAGCAGACAGCGTACCGACATCAATGGGGCAAGAAGATCATGTTTCTATGGGCAGTATTTCGGGTCGTAAACTTAATCAGATTTTAGGTAATTTAGAAAAAATCATTGCCATTGAACTCATGTACGCCGCGCAAGCGATTGACTTTAGACGACCAAATACCTGCTCTGATATCATCGAAGAAAACTTTGCCATTATCCGCGAAAAAGTGGCCAAGCTTGAAGAAGATCGCCTGCTCAAGCCGGATATCGATGCCATGATTGCCTTGGTAAAATCACAATCACTGACAGTGAATTAA
- a CDS encoding MFS transporter has product MKSFPSLYFANLFLISGTGLLTTYLALYLGQHGTSTFWIGLMTSFYYLGLLLGSKLGYHLIKSVGHIRTFAASTAAVTACVAAHGVSDNIYLWLGLRLFVGLGMMCNYMVLESWLNEQAAPESRGRVFSFYMITSYFGMILGQYALSQFPELGYAPLFLVCMALALGIIPISVTRRIHPKPLKPIQVSLWNYFKKAPQSLTAILFAGIINGSFYGLGPTFAKSSGFDASQIAIFMSVTILAGLLAQWPMGFLSDRIRRSILIRTNAILIGVTSLSLYFLPVSPYYAFGLTFIFGLFAFTLYPLCSALANSRVDDEDRVGVSSALLVLFGAGAALGSAGNAQIMAYFGHQALYGSIAVLTALMFMLLTYINSRQKVEQPDTSDYVVGTSDVTNSPLAATMDPRIEETTAHDQMLVVDEHQDDSNEQADNMANDLTNPMQGELFSSQSDDSHSGSNSSNGSNEPSDTHKQTL; this is encoded by the coding sequence ATGAAATCATTCCCCTCTCTTTATTTTGCCAACCTTTTTTTAATCAGTGGCACAGGTTTACTCACCACTTATCTGGCGCTGTACCTTGGCCAGCATGGCACCTCAACCTTCTGGATAGGTTTAATGACCTCGTTTTATTATTTAGGCCTATTATTGGGTTCTAAATTAGGTTATCACCTGATTAAATCCGTTGGCCATATTCGAACCTTTGCAGCCAGCACAGCAGCAGTGACAGCATGTGTGGCCGCTCACGGTGTCAGCGACAATATTTACCTCTGGCTTGGCTTACGCTTATTTGTGGGTCTGGGTATGATGTGTAATTACATGGTGCTCGAAAGCTGGTTAAATGAACAAGCCGCGCCAGAGTCCAGAGGCCGTGTTTTTTCGTTTTATATGATCACTTCTTACTTTGGCATGATTTTAGGGCAATATGCGCTGTCACAATTTCCAGAGTTAGGTTATGCCCCGCTATTTTTAGTGTGTATGGCATTGGCACTCGGGATTATTCCTATTTCCGTTACTAGGCGGATCCACCCCAAACCCCTCAAGCCAATCCAAGTTAGCTTGTGGAATTATTTTAAAAAAGCGCCGCAATCATTAACCGCTATTTTATTTGCCGGCATCATTAACGGTAGCTTTTATGGTTTAGGGCCCACTTTTGCCAAATCATCAGGTTTTGACGCATCACAAATCGCCATTTTTATGTCAGTGACAATTTTGGCCGGCTTGCTTGCTCAGTGGCCAATGGGCTTTTTATCCGATCGCATTCGTCGCAGTATTTTAATTCGCACTAACGCGATATTGATTGGCGTCACTAGTTTATCGCTTTATTTCCTACCTGTGTCGCCCTATTACGCTTTTGGATTAACCTTTATTTTTGGCTTATTCGCGTTCACTTTGTATCCGCTATGTTCGGCACTCGCCAATTCTCGGGTTGATGATGAAGACCGTGTCGGAGTCTCGTCAGCATTATTGGTTCTCTTTGGTGCCGGTGCTGCATTGGGCTCAGCAGGAAACGCCCAAATCATGGCTTATTTTGGCCATCAGGCGTTATATGGATCGATTGCAGTATTAACGGCTCTGATGTTTATGCTGTTAACCTACATCAATTCACGCCAAAAAGTTGAACAACCCGATACCAGCGATTATGTGGTCGGCACCTCAGATGTGACCAACTCACCTCTGGCGGCCACGATGGATCCTCGCATTGAAGAAACCACCGCGCACGACCAAATGTTAGTGGTCGATGAGCACCAAGATGATTCAAATGAGCAAGCGGACAATATGGCAAATGACCTTACCAATCCGATGCAAGGTGAATTGTTCAGCTCCCAAAGCGACGATTCACACAGCGGTTCTAACAGTAGTAACGGTAGTAACGAGCCTAGTGATACCCACAAACAGACACTGTAA
- a CDS encoding substrate-binding periplasmic protein — protein MLMALIVMATPSSAEQLSLKICYEDNNYPPYIYREDNVGKGILVDIITAAAQDTRVSLALYSKPWKRCQQDVISGEAHALFAMIETDERKKTFAFPPENKLSHWYLWLAQYPVFRAKGKPFVAAQYQPKTGIGAPFGYVVLDILKDKNWLSPYQYGPKEGLKMVAMNKLDGYVVERQIGIHLLELINHTKDVEVSQHLMLQSNWYLPFNKGFYESHPAVVQTIWRNIAVQRKKIEASISEGAKN, from the coding sequence ATGTTGATGGCACTAATAGTGATGGCCACGCCGAGTTCTGCTGAACAACTATCACTTAAAATTTGTTATGAAGACAATAATTATCCGCCCTATATTTACAGGGAAGATAATGTTGGGAAGGGGATATTGGTCGATATCATCACTGCTGCCGCTCAAGATACACGTGTTTCGCTAGCGTTATATTCAAAACCTTGGAAGCGGTGTCAGCAAGATGTTATATCAGGTGAAGCCCACGCTTTATTTGCGATGATCGAAACGGATGAAAGAAAAAAAACATTTGCGTTCCCACCAGAAAATAAATTATCGCATTGGTACTTATGGTTAGCACAATATCCTGTATTTAGAGCTAAAGGAAAGCCGTTTGTCGCGGCCCAGTACCAACCTAAAACAGGGATTGGCGCGCCATTTGGTTATGTTGTGTTGGACATACTTAAAGATAAAAACTGGTTAAGCCCCTACCAATATGGGCCAAAAGAGGGTTTGAAAATGGTTGCTATGAATAAACTCGATGGTTATGTCGTTGAGCGTCAGATTGGAATTCACTTATTGGAGCTTATTAACCACACTAAAGATGTCGAAGTGAGCCAACATTTAATGTTGCAATCAAATTGGTATCTTCCTTTCAATAAAGGCTTTTATGAGTCGCACCCAGCGGTAGTCCAAACTATTTGGCGCAATATTGCAGTTCAAAGGAAAAAAATAGAAGCTTCAATAAGCGAGGGAGCTAAAAACTAA
- a CDS encoding urocanate hydratase, producing the protein MTDLMNFQAQIKQGIPNDLPAAKPYPADANRAPKRKDILSADEKQLALRNALRYFPKEWHSELAAEFAQELKNFGRIYMYRFKPSYSLTARSISDYPAKCEQAAAIMLMIDNNLDPAVAQHPEELITYGGNGAVFQNWAQYVLAMKYLSEMEEDQTLHMYSGHPMGLFPSSKEAPRVVVTNGMMIPNYSQPDDWEKFNALGVTQYGQMTAGSFMYIGPQGIVHGTTITVMNAFRKVLAQGESPKGKIFLTAGLGGMSGAQPKAGNIANCITVCAEVNPKAATKRHQQGWVDELIDNIDDLIARVKLAQHNQEVVSIAFIGNIVDVWEKFDQQGIYVHLGSDQTSLHNPWSGGYYPVDISYEESNRLIREEPEVFKQKVQATLKRHAAAVNKHTAKGTYFFDYGNAFLLEASRAGGDVMAENGIDFKYPSYVQDILGPMCFDYGFGPFRWVCASGKPEDLDKTDAIAADVLTKIMAESPAEIQQQMQDNITWIKDAKQNKLVVGSQARILYADAEGRMEIAKAFNDAINRGDIGPVVLGRDHHDVSGTDSPFRETSNIYDGSRFTADMAIHNVIGDSFRGATWVSIHNGGGVGWGEVINGGFGMLLDGSADAERRLKSMLLFDVNNGIARRSWARNEEANFAIKREMARTPKLKVTLANRVDDAVFDNLSL; encoded by the coding sequence ATGACAGACCTGATGAATTTTCAAGCCCAGATCAAGCAAGGGATCCCAAACGATCTACCTGCTGCTAAGCCATATCCGGCTGATGCGAACCGCGCGCCAAAACGTAAAGACATCTTATCAGCGGATGAAAAGCAGCTTGCGCTTCGCAATGCTCTGCGTTATTTCCCTAAAGAGTGGCACAGCGAGTTAGCGGCAGAGTTTGCACAAGAGCTTAAAAACTTTGGCCGCATTTACATGTATCGCTTTAAGCCAAGTTATAGCTTAACTGCGCGTTCGATCAGTGATTATCCGGCAAAGTGTGAACAAGCGGCGGCCATCATGCTGATGATTGATAACAACCTTGATCCTGCTGTGGCACAGCACCCAGAAGAGCTAATCACCTACGGCGGCAATGGCGCGGTGTTCCAAAACTGGGCGCAGTATGTGTTAGCAATGAAATACTTAAGCGAAATGGAAGAAGATCAAACCTTGCACATGTATTCGGGTCATCCGATGGGGCTCTTTCCATCTTCAAAAGAAGCACCGCGAGTTGTTGTAACTAATGGCATGATGATCCCGAATTACTCACAGCCTGATGACTGGGAAAAATTTAATGCACTTGGCGTCACTCAGTATGGCCAAATGACTGCTGGCTCGTTTATGTACATAGGGCCACAAGGCATCGTACATGGCACCACTATCACTGTGATGAATGCGTTTCGAAAAGTGCTTGCACAAGGCGAAAGCCCTAAAGGCAAAATTTTCTTAACCGCAGGCCTTGGCGGTATGAGTGGCGCGCAACCAAAAGCGGGTAACATTGCCAACTGTATTACTGTGTGTGCTGAGGTCAACCCTAAAGCGGCGACTAAACGCCATCAACAAGGTTGGGTTGATGAGCTGATTGATAACATCGATGACTTAATTGCCCGTGTTAAATTGGCACAACACAATCAAGAAGTCGTCTCGATAGCCTTTATTGGTAACATAGTGGATGTGTGGGAAAAATTTGACCAGCAAGGTATTTATGTTCACTTAGGTTCAGATCAAACTTCGCTGCATAACCCGTGGTCGGGCGGTTATTACCCGGTTGATATTAGCTATGAAGAATCAAATCGCCTCATTCGTGAAGAGCCAGAAGTCTTTAAGCAAAAAGTACAAGCGACCCTCAAGCGCCACGCGGCAGCGGTCAATAAACACACCGCCAAAGGCACCTACTTTTTTGATTACGGTAATGCCTTTTTACTCGAAGCCTCGCGAGCGGGTGGCGATGTGATGGCCGAGAACGGTATTGATTTTAAATACCCATCGTATGTTCAAGATATTCTTGGCCCGATGTGTTTTGACTACGGATTTGGCCCGTTCCGTTGGGTGTGTGCATCTGGCAAGCCTGAAGATTTAGATAAAACAGATGCTATTGCAGCTGATGTCTTAACTAAAATAATGGCTGAGTCACCTGCTGAAATTCAGCAGCAAATGCAAGATAACATCACATGGATTAAAGACGCGAAGCAAAACAAGCTGGTGGTTGGCTCACAAGCGCGGATTTTGTACGCTGATGCAGAGGGGCGGATGGAAATCGCCAAAGCCTTTAACGATGCGATTAATCGCGGTGACATTGGCCCTGTGGTGCTTGGGCGTGATCATCACGATGTGAGTGGTACGGATTCACCGTTTCGTGAAACATCTAACATTTATGACGGCAGCCGTTTTACCGCCGATATGGCGATTCACAATGTGATTGGTGACAGCTTTCGTGGCGCGACGTGGGTATCAATTCATAACGGTGGTGGAGTTGGTTGGGGCGAAGTGATTAACGGTGGCTTTGGAATGCTGCTAGATGGTAGCGCCGATGCTGAGCGACGCTTAAAATCGATGTTACTGTTTGATGTCAATAACGGTATTGCCCGTCGAAGCTGGGCACGCAATGAAGAAGCTAATTTTGCCATTAAACGCGAAATGGCTCGTACACCTAAACTAAAAGTAACCCTTGCAAACCGAGTGGATGACGCGGTGTTTGACAATTTGTCGCTGTAA
- a CDS encoding transposase: MAQARRSLIDLDSTPYYHCISRCVRRAFLAGFDKYSGQNFEHRRAWLVERFKLLSQVFAIDIAAYAVMSNHYHLVLRVDRSRALNWSKDEVIERWYQLYHGTILVDRYRKGEQLDKAYMYSVDKTIEVWRNRLYDISWYMRNLNEFIAREANKEDRCTGRFWEGRFKSQALLDEQAVLSCMMYVDLNPIRAKMAKNLQDSDFTSIQERIQHYKKQSTLEKTEQVTLQPKQLMAFGSNANNQTIPFKLLDYLELADWSGRHFDPKKRGAISKTQPKILVELGIETAVWLESVQNFRRQYSNFAGQPSALRQCAHQHQQSWYRGVG; the protein is encoded by the coding sequence ATGGCACAAGCAAGACGGTCGTTAATTGATTTAGATTCCACACCTTATTATCACTGCATCAGTCGATGTGTTCGTCGCGCTTTTTTAGCTGGTTTTGACAAATACTCTGGTCAAAACTTTGAACACCGACGTGCGTGGTTAGTCGAGCGATTTAAGCTGTTATCACAAGTGTTTGCGATTGATATTGCCGCATACGCAGTGATGTCAAATCATTACCATTTGGTGCTGAGAGTGGATAGAAGTCGGGCATTAAATTGGTCAAAAGACGAGGTGATTGAACGCTGGTATCAACTGTATCACGGCACAATTTTGGTTGACCGCTACCGCAAGGGTGAGCAGCTAGATAAAGCCTATATGTACAGCGTTGATAAAACGATAGAAGTGTGGCGAAATCGACTTTACGACATCAGTTGGTACATGCGCAACTTGAATGAATTTATAGCCAGAGAAGCGAATAAAGAAGACCGCTGCACTGGCCGATTCTGGGAAGGACGTTTCAAATCTCAAGCGCTATTAGACGAGCAAGCTGTACTCAGTTGCATGATGTACGTCGATTTGAATCCCATCAGAGCCAAAATGGCGAAAAACCTGCAAGACAGCGACTTTACGTCAATTCAAGAGCGCATTCAGCATTACAAAAAGCAGTCCACGTTAGAAAAAACCGAACAAGTTACTCTGCAACCAAAGCAGCTTATGGCGTTTGGCAGTAACGCAAACAATCAAACCATTCCATTTAAGTTACTGGATTACCTGGAACTCGCTGATTGGAGTGGCCGACATTTTGACCCCAAAAAGCGCGGCGCTATCAGCAAAACCCAACCCAAGATATTAGTGGAATTGGGGATTGAAACTGCGGTCTGGCTTGAATCTGTACAAAATTTCAGGCGTCAATACAGCAATTTCGCAGGCCAACCGAGTGCACTCAGACAATGTGCTCATCAGCATCAGCAAAGCTGGTATCGCGGAGTCGGTTAA